In Bradyrhizobium sp. WBOS07, the genomic window GGCGGGCACTGCAATCGGCTTCATCCGCAAGCCCTTTAGTGATGAGGCGATCCTGACGGCGGTCCAGCACGCAGCGGGCGTGCCGGAAGCGCTGCGCTCTCCGGACGTCACGTTCTTTGCGGCTGCGGGCGGCTCATCGACGTCTTCGGAATCATAGCCACGGCCCGGAGCCCTTCCGGTCTCCAATCGTAGGCGATTTTCCCACCGAGCTGACTGGACATACTCAAGGCGATCAGCCTGGAGCCGAAGCCTTCAGCCGCCGGCGCCGACCTGATTTGCGGACCGCCAATTTCCGTCCACGCAACGACGACATCATCATCGGCTTCGCTGACGTCAACGGAGACGCGCCCTGCTAGCGTCGAGAATGCGCCGTACTTGGCGGCGTTGGTTGCAAGTTCGTGGAAGGACAGAGCGAGCGGGGTGGCGGAGCGATCGTCGATCGTGACATCATCGCCCGTGATGAGCACCCGCTTGGCCTCCGACTGATAGGCCGACAAGAGTTGCTCCAGAAGACCCTTCAGCGTTGCCTGGGTCGAAGTAGGCCGCGAGCGGGCGCTGTGCGGACGCACGAAATCATGCGCCTTCGCAAGCGACATGATGCGTGACCGCAATTCGTCCGCAAGTCCCTTGAGCTCCGGATGCGTACGGGTCGACAGGCCGATCAAACCATTGATCACCGAGAAGATGTTCTTGATGCGATGGCTCAGCTCCTGGCTGATCATCTCGCGCTGATCCATCAGCAGCTTCTGCTCGTGGATGTCGGTGCAGGTTCCGAACCAACGGGTGATGTTGCCGTCGGCATCCCGCATCGGCAATGCGCGTCCGAGGGTCCAGCGATAATTGCCCTCGGCATTCCTCAAACGGTATTCGATTTCGTAGGGTTCGCCGGTCTGCAAAGCATGCCGCCACCGCTCCCAAGCTCTGTCTTGGTCCTCGGGATGAAACATGCCGTTCCAGCCCTCGCCGTCGGTCGAGCCCTCCGGCACGCCCGTAAACTCATACCATCGGGCATTGTAGTAATCGTGATGCCCGTCCGGCAGCGTCGACCACACCATCTGGGGCATGGTGTCGGCCAGTACACGAAACTTCCGCTCGGTTTCAGAAAGCGCCTGCTTCGCAACCGCCTCGCTGGCCTGCTGCCTCTTCGTGGTCTTGCGATGACCCATCGCACCCACAACCTGGCCGGCCATGACACGCAGGCCCTGCTCCTGCAACGGAGTCAGACCAAGCCTTGGCGCGCGATCGATGACGCAGAGCGAGCCGAGCGGAAAGCCGTCATCCGTCAGCAGCGGCGCACCGGCGTAAAAGCGGATGAAAGGATCGCCCGTGACCAAGGGATTGTCCGCGAACCTTGGGTCCACGGCAGCATCGGGCACGACCATCAGATCCGACCCCAGCATGGCGTGCGCGCAGAAAGAAGATTCCCGCGGCGTCTCGGATACGTGAAGGCCGTGCTTGACCACGAAGCGCTGCATCGTGTCCCCGACCACGCTGATCAGACAGATCGGCGCCTCGCACAGCGCCGCAGTGAAGCGGGTCAATTCACCGAAGCTCGCTTCATCGGCAAGACCTTCGAGGTCAAGCGCCTCGATCATCTCATTTCGGGATAGCGGAAAATCGTCTAAGGAACTCATGAACGGCCTTAACCCCGGCTCCGGCGCAGCCATCGTCGAGCAATACAGCTCGTCATGCGGCCGCCTCCCCACGTTAAGCCGTCCCGACTTGCATTCCGATCGTCACACGGTCAGGCACCGGCGGACAACATTGTCCCGCCTTGAGGGCGAGCGCACACCCACAAGGTGATGACATCATAACAACAAATGTTAATCGGAGTTCCGGCCGTGCCCAGAGCACCGACCGGGCCACGATTGAAACGCCAAGGCGAGCCGGCCGACTGTCCCCGGCTACGCATACCGTCCGTGGCAGTGCTTGTACTTCTTCCCCGAGCCGCACGGGCAATCCTCGTTGCGGCCGACCTTGCCCCAGCTGGCGGGGTTCTTGGGATCGCGCAGCGCGGCGTCGGAGGCCTGCGCTCCGAGCGTGACGCTCGCGAGCGCCATCTCGTCCTCACCGGTGTTGGGATCGAACTTGTGCGCCTCCATCGGCGGCAGGACGGGGGCTTCCTGCTCCGGCGGGACGATCTCGACCCGCATCAACTGCGCCGTGACCGCCTCGCGCAAGTGAGCGCTCATCTCCTGGAAGAGATTGAAGGCCTCGGTCTTGTACTCCTGCAAGGGATCGCGCTGGCCGTAACCGCGCAGGCCGATGACCTGGCGCAGATGGTCGAGCATGATCAGATGCTCGCGCCAGAGATGGTCGAGGGTCTGGAGCAAAATGGTCTTCTCGACGTAACGCATCACGTCGGGGCCCCATTGCGCGACCTTGGCCGCCATGTGCTCGTCGGCCCTGGTCTCGATGCGGGAGAGCAGCTCCTCGTCGGCGATGCCCTCTTCCTTGGCCCATTCGTCGACCGGCAGGTCGAGATCGAGCACGCGCTTCAACTCGTCCTTCAGGCCCGCGACGTCCCACTGCTCGGCATAGGCATGCTCGGGCACGTGCTTGGCGACGAGATCGTCGATGAAGGCGTGGCGCATGTCGGCGACGGTTTCGGCGACGCTCTCGTCCTTCATCAGCTCGACGCGCTGGTCGAAGATCACCTTGCGCTGGTCGTTCTGGACGTTGTCGAACTTGAGCAGGTTCTTGCGGATGTCGAAGTTGCGCGCCTCGACCTTCTGCTGCGCCTTCTCGAGCGCCTTGTTGATCCAGGGATGGATGATGGCCTCGCCCTCTTGCAGGCCGAGACGCTGCAGCATGCTGTCGAGACGGTCCGAGCCGAAGATGCGCATCAGGTCGTCTTCCAGCGACAGGAAGAACTTGGAGCGGCCGGGGTCGCCCTGACGGCCGGAGCGGCCGCGCAGCTGGTTGTCGATGCGGCGGGATTCGTGACGCTCGGAGCCGATGATGTAGAGCCCGCCCGGCTTCTTCACGGTCTTGGCCGGCTTGGATCCCTTCGCCGGCTCGATCTCGACGGTCTCCTCGGCCTTCAGCACGATATTGCGGAAGGTCTCGATGTCGGCCTTGATCTGCTCGATCTTGCTGGCCTTCTCGGCTTCGTCGGTGATCCCGGCGGTCTCCTGCTGGATGCGCATCTCCAGGGAGCCGCCGAGCTTGATGTCGGTACCGCGGCCGGCCATGTTGGTGGCGATCGTGATCGCGCCGGGCACGCCGGCTTCGGCGACGATATAGGCTTCCTGCTCGTGGAAGCGCGCGTTCAGCACCGCGAACAGCTTCGCCGGCTTGCCGGCGCGGGCCGCCGCATAGAGCTTGTCGAGGGCGTGCTCCTTGCCGAAGTCGATCTGCTTGTAGCCGTTCTTCCTGAGGAACTCGGCGAGCACTTCCGACTTCTCGATCGAGGCCGTGCCGACCAGCACCGGCTGCAGCCGCGAATTGGCGCGCTCGATCTCGGCGAGGATCGCCTGGTATTTTTCCTGCTGGGTGCGGTAGACCTCGTCGTCCTCGTCGAGACGGGCAACCGACAGATTGGTCGGGATCTCCACGACCTCGAGCTTGTAGATGTCGAACAGCTCGTCCGCTTCGGTCGCGGCCGTGCCGGTCATGCCGGCCAGCTTCTCGTACATGCGGAAATAGTTCTGGAAGGTGATCGAGGCCAGCGTCTGGTTCTCGGGCTGGACCTGGACGTGCTCCTTGGCCTCCAGCGCCTGGTGCAGGCCTTCCGAATAGCGGCGGCCCGGCATCATGCGTCCGGTGAACTCGTCGATGATGACGACCTCGTCGTCGCGGACGATGTAGTCCTTGTCGCGGGTGAACAGCGTGTGGGCACGCAGCGCCTGGTTGATGTGGTGCACGACGGAGACGTTCTCGACGTCGTAGAGCGACTCGCCCTTGAGCTGGCCGGCATCGCGCAGCAGCGTCTCGATCTTCTCCATGCCGCCTTCGGTCAGCGTCACCGTGCGCTGCTTCTCGTCGACGTCGTAATCGGACTTGTCGAGCTTGGGCAGGAACGAATCGATGGTGTTGTAGAAATCCGAGCGGTCGTCGAGCGGGCCGGAGATGATCAGCGGCGTGCGCGCCTCGTCGATCAGGATGGAGTCGACCTCGTCGACGATGGCGAAGAAGTGCGGGCGCTGGACCATGTCCTCGAGCCGGTACTTCATGTTGTCGCGAAGATAGTCGAAGCCGTATTCGTTGTTGGTGCCGTAGGTGATGTCGCAGGCATAGGCCGCCTTGCGCTCGGCATCGTCGAGGCCGTGCACGATCACGCCGGTGGTCATGCCGAGGAAGCCGTAGATCTGGCCCATCCAGCCGGAGTCGCGGCGGGCGAGATAGTCGTTGACGGTGACGACGTGGACGCCCTTGCCGGCGAGCGCGTTGAGGTAGACCGCAAGGGTGGCCACCAGCGTCTTGCCTTCGCCGGTCTTCATCTCGGCGATGTCGCCCTCGTGCAGCACCATGCCGCCGATCAGCTGGACGTCGAAATGGCGCTGGCCGAGGGTACGCTTGGCGGCCTCGCGCACGGTGGCGAAGGCGGGCACCAGGAGATCGTCCAGCGTCTTGCCCTCGGCAAGCTGCTTCTTGAACTCGGCGGTGCGGGCCTTGAGCGCCTCGTCGGAAAGTTTGGAAACCTCGGGTTCCAGCGCGTTGATCGCGTTGACGCGGGACTGATATCCCTTCACCCGCCGGTCGTTGGCGGAGCCGAAAAACTTGCGGGCGAGCGCGCCGATCATGCCTAGTTCCTGTGTTCGCGATTTAACCGCGTTGGGCCCGAGAAAGTTGTCACCCGCCTGCCTATCAACTCACCGTGACGCCTGATGGCACCGTCGGCCCGGACTGCGGGGTCGTCCGCCATATGGGTGGGAATTGGGCAAGCCTGGGTTCAACGGCCAAAAACGCAGCAAAATAAACGCCATCGCCATGGTCGCGACCGGGCAGAGATATGGCCCGGTCGGGGCCTTGTCAACGGCGGGCGCATTGCGGCTAATTCATCATTTTGACAGACTTTTCGCGTTGCCAAGCCCCCCTGAATTGGGCGAGTGTCCGCCCCGCTTCGAGCAGCCCCCTGCTTCAACATAAGGATTTTCCATGACCAGCTCGTTCCCGGTAACCACCGGCCAGCGTTTCCGCCTTGCGACCGCCCTGGCTGGCAGCCTTGCCCTGGCGCTGTCGCTGGCGTTTGCGGGCCCGCTCCGGGCCGCCGACGATCCGGTGCTGGCGAAGGTCAATGGCGCGGAAATCAGGAAGAGCGACGTCGCCATGGCCGAGGAGGAGCTAGGGCCGAGCCTCGCCCAGATGGACCCCGCGACGAAGGACGAGAACGTCCTGTCGTTCCTGATCGACATGAAGATCGTCAGCAAGGCTGCCGAGGACAAGAAGGTCGCCGACAGCGAGGAGTTCAAGAAGCGCCTGGCATTCGCCCGTAACCGGCTCTTGATGGACAGCCTGCTCGCCAATGAGGGCAAGGCCGCCACCACCCCCGACGCCATGAAGAAGGTCTACGAGGAGGCCTCCAAGCAGATCACCGGCGAGCAGGAGGTGCGCGCCCGCCACATCCTGGTCGAGACCGAGGACGAGGCCAAGGCGGTCAAGGCCGAGCTCGACAAGGGCGCCGATTTCGCCGAGCTGGCCAAGAAGAAGTCCAAGGATCCGGGCTCGGCCGATGGCGGCGACCTCGGCTTCTTCACCAAGGAGCAGATGGTGCCGGAATTCTCCACCGTCGCCTTCGCGCTGGAGCCGGGCAAGGTCTCCGACCCCGTGAAGTCGCAGTTCGGCTGGCACATCATCAAGGTCGAGGAAAAGCGCAACCGCAAGGCGCCGGACTTCGAGCAGGTCAAGGCGCAGATCGAGCAATATGTGACCCGCAAGGCCCAGGCCGAGTATGTCGCCAAGCTGCGCACCGAAGCCAAGGTCGAGCGGCTGGACCAGCCGGCGGCAGGCGCCAAGTCCGATGCCAAACCGGCCGACCCGGCCAAGCCGTCCGACAGCAAGATGGCGCCGCCAGCGAAGAAGTAAGAATTCGCTGTCACTTCGCGGACGCCGATAGTATCTAACGTCGCAATGGCCGGGGATCCCCCGGCCATCTGCATGTCCAGACCCCACCAAGGCGCTCCGCG contains:
- a CDS encoding sensor histidine kinase, which encodes MIEALDLEGLADEASFGELTRFTAALCEAPICLISVVGDTMQRFVVKHGLHVSETPRESSFCAHAMLGSDLMVVPDAAVDPRFADNPLVTGDPFIRFYAGAPLLTDDGFPLGSLCVIDRAPRLGLTPLQEQGLRVMAGQVVGAMGHRKTTKRQQASEAVAKQALSETERKFRVLADTMPQMVWSTLPDGHHDYYNARWYEFTGVPEGSTDGEGWNGMFHPEDQDRAWERWRHALQTGEPYEIEYRLRNAEGNYRWTLGRALPMRDADGNITRWFGTCTDIHEQKLLMDQREMISQELSHRIKNIFSVINGLIGLSTRTHPELKGLADELRSRIMSLAKAHDFVRPHSARSRPTSTQATLKGLLEQLLSAYQSEAKRVLITGDDVTIDDRSATPLALSFHELATNAAKYGAFSTLAGRVSVDVSEADDDVVVAWTEIGGPQIRSAPAAEGFGSRLIALSMSSQLGGKIAYDWRPEGLRAVAMIPKTSMSRPQPQRT
- the secA gene encoding preprotein translocase subunit SecA; translated protein: MIGALARKFFGSANDRRVKGYQSRVNAINALEPEVSKLSDEALKARTAEFKKQLAEGKTLDDLLVPAFATVREAAKRTLGQRHFDVQLIGGMVLHEGDIAEMKTGEGKTLVATLAVYLNALAGKGVHVVTVNDYLARRDSGWMGQIYGFLGMTTGVIVHGLDDAERKAAYACDITYGTNNEYGFDYLRDNMKYRLEDMVQRPHFFAIVDEVDSILIDEARTPLIISGPLDDRSDFYNTIDSFLPKLDKSDYDVDEKQRTVTLTEGGMEKIETLLRDAGQLKGESLYDVENVSVVHHINQALRAHTLFTRDKDYIVRDDEVVIIDEFTGRMMPGRRYSEGLHQALEAKEHVQVQPENQTLASITFQNYFRMYEKLAGMTGTAATEADELFDIYKLEVVEIPTNLSVARLDEDDEVYRTQQEKYQAILAEIERANSRLQPVLVGTASIEKSEVLAEFLRKNGYKQIDFGKEHALDKLYAAARAGKPAKLFAVLNARFHEQEAYIVAEAGVPGAITIATNMAGRGTDIKLGGSLEMRIQQETAGITDEAEKASKIEQIKADIETFRNIVLKAEETVEIEPAKGSKPAKTVKKPGGLYIIGSERHESRRIDNQLRGRSGRQGDPGRSKFFLSLEDDLMRIFGSDRLDSMLQRLGLQEGEAIIHPWINKALEKAQQKVEARNFDIRKNLLKFDNVQNDQRKVIFDQRVELMKDESVAETVADMRHAFIDDLVAKHVPEHAYAEQWDVAGLKDELKRVLDLDLPVDEWAKEEGIADEELLSRIETRADEHMAAKVAQWGPDVMRYVEKTILLQTLDHLWREHLIMLDHLRQVIGLRGYGQRDPLQEYKTEAFNLFQEMSAHLREAVTAQLMRVEIVPPEQEAPVLPPMEAHKFDPNTGEDEMALASVTLGAQASDAALRDPKNPASWGKVGRNEDCPCGSGKKYKHCHGRYA
- a CDS encoding peptidylprolyl isomerase encodes the protein MTSSFPVTTGQRFRLATALAGSLALALSLAFAGPLRAADDPVLAKVNGAEIRKSDVAMAEEELGPSLAQMDPATKDENVLSFLIDMKIVSKAAEDKKVADSEEFKKRLAFARNRLLMDSLLANEGKAATTPDAMKKVYEEASKQITGEQEVRARHILVETEDEAKAVKAELDKGADFAELAKKKSKDPGSADGGDLGFFTKEQMVPEFSTVAFALEPGKVSDPVKSQFGWHIIKVEEKRNRKAPDFEQVKAQIEQYVTRKAQAEYVAKLRTEAKVERLDQPAAGAKSDAKPADPAKPSDSKMAPPAKK